From a region of the Apis cerana isolate GH-2021 linkage group LG13, AcerK_1.0, whole genome shotgun sequence genome:
- the LOC107996166 gene encoding putative sodium-dependent multivitamin transporter isoform X1 has product MDGEESKGSDEVSKLQWADYLVIGVMLSISAGIGIYYRFTGGRQRTAEEYFSANRTMGVVPLAIALTVSFMSAITLLGISAENYVHGTQIMLLYLGGFFGTPIALYFYLPVFTHLKSMSVYEYLEKRFGIGARLVTSCANFLQLLLYTGVVLFAPSLALEATTGLSGNASVLLIGMICTFYSTVGGIKAVLITDVFQGLLMFVGIGCVLGIAAGDLDGGLSNVWTVAQQGGRIEFFDFRIDPTVRHTWWGLLIGGTTIFLSLYAVNQVQVQRLLTAKSLKASQHALILSGPITLALGIMTSFSGLVLYAVYRNCDPLMSGKISSFDKIMPYFAANRMSRVPGVTGLFISGVFSASLSTISAMLNSLAAVALEDYVKPACRKIGLQFPEERATLIGKVLAVSNGFSCLAVAFIARSMGSLVETAIGISGAIGGPILGIFTLGMFVERANESGAITGIVSALITCIWAAFGPKPQVQLLPLSVEGCDNSTSLFDHRNATQFEEHVDDSSYFYLYRISYIWYNPLGFLITLIVGYVTSLITSRIFHKDAREPDPSLFVPFLESRIRRRRQNEGKTTNSQVFVLENRK; this is encoded by the exons ATGGAC GGGGAGGAGAGCAAGGGGAGCGACGAGGTATCGAAGCTGCAATGGGCGGATTATCTTGTCATCGGCGTAATGTTGTCGATCTCGGCCGGGATCGGGATCTACTACCGATTCACCGGAGGCAGGCAACGCACGGCCGAG GAGTACTTCTCCGCCAATCGAACGATGGGCGTCGTTCCCTTGGCTATCGCGCTCACGGTGTCTTTCATGTCGGCGATCACCCTGCTAGGAATCAGCGCGGAAAATTACGTCCACGGTACGCAGATCATGCTTCTATACCTGGGTGGCTTCTTCGGCACGCCGATCGCCTTGTACTTCTACCTCCCCGTCTTCACCCACTTGAAGAGCATGAGCGTGTACGAG TACCTGGAGAAACGATTCGGAATCGGAGCACGACTGGTCACAAGCTGCGCCAACTTCCTCCAACTGTTGCTGTACACCGGAGTGGTGTTGTTCGCCCCATCGTTGGCCCTCGAAGCGACGACTGGCCTGTCAGGGAACGCGAGCGTCCTGTTAATAGGGATGATTTGCACTTTCTATTCTACGGTGGGTGGCATCAAGGCTGTCCTCATCACAGACGTCTTTCAAGGATTGCTCATGTTCGTTGGAATCGGTTGCGTCCTCGGCATAGCGGCCGGCGACCTCGACGGAGGGTTGTCCAACGTGTGGACCGTCGCCCAGCAGGGTGGTCGAATAGAATTCTTCGA TTTCAGGATTGATCCGACCGTGAGGCATACCTGGTGGGGATTGCTGATAGGTGGCACGACGATTTTCCTCTCTCTATACGCCGTGAACCAGGTTCAAGTTCAACGTCTGCTCACCGCAAA GAGTCTGAAAGCTTCGCAACACGCGCTCATTCTGAGCGGCCCGATCACCTTGGCTCTAGGCATCATGACGTCGTTCTCCGGCCTGGTCCTGTACGCTGTCTACAGAAACTGCGATCCTCTCATGTCCGGTAAAATTTCCAGCTTCGACAAAATAATGCCGTATTTCGCGGCTAATAGAATGTCGCGAGTGCCAGGGGTCACTGGCCTCTTCATATCCGGTGTATTCAGCGCGAGCCTCAGCACCATTTCCGCCATGTTGAATTCCTTGGCCGCCGTGGCTCTCGAGGATTACGTGAAACCCGCCTGTCGTAAAATTGGTCTACAATTTCCAGAAGAGAGAGCCACTCTGATCGGCAAAGTTCTGGCTGTTTCGAACGGTTTCAGTTGCTTGGCCGTCGCCTTCATCGCCAGATCAATGGGTTCTCTGGTCGAAACTGCCATAGGAATATCTGGGGCTATCGGGGGTCCGATCCTGGGCATTTTCACGCTGGGGATGTTCGTGGAGAGGGCCAACGAGAGTGGAGCCATCACGGGGATCGTCTCGGCGCTCATCACCTGTATATGGGCCGCGTTTGGGCCGAAACCGCAGGTGCAATTACTTCCACTGTCCGTCGAAGGCTGCGACAATTCCACCTCGCTGTTCGATCATCGAAACGCCACTCAATTTGAAGA ACACGTGGACGATtcctcgtatttttatttgtatcgtATATCGTACATCTGGTACAACCCGCTTGGATTTTTGATCACGTTGATCGTTGGATACGTAACGAGTTTGATCACGAGCAGGATATTTCACAAGGACGCCCGTGAACCGGATCCAAGCTTGTTCGTCCCCTTCTTGGAGTCCCGAATCAGGCGGCGAAGACAGAACGAGGGTAAAACTACGAACAGCCAGGTCTTCGTCTTGGAGAACaggaaatga
- the LOC107996166 gene encoding putative sodium-dependent multivitamin transporter isoform X2 — MDEYFSANRTMGVVPLAIALTVSFMSAITLLGISAENYVHGTQIMLLYLGGFFGTPIALYFYLPVFTHLKSMSVYEYLEKRFGIGARLVTSCANFLQLLLYTGVVLFAPSLALEATTGLSGNASVLLIGMICTFYSTVGGIKAVLITDVFQGLLMFVGIGCVLGIAAGDLDGGLSNVWTVAQQGGRIEFFDFRIDPTVRHTWWGLLIGGTTIFLSLYAVNQVQVQRLLTAKSLKASQHALILSGPITLALGIMTSFSGLVLYAVYRNCDPLMSGKISSFDKIMPYFAANRMSRVPGVTGLFISGVFSASLSTISAMLNSLAAVALEDYVKPACRKIGLQFPEERATLIGKVLAVSNGFSCLAVAFIARSMGSLVETAIGISGAIGGPILGIFTLGMFVERANESGAITGIVSALITCIWAAFGPKPQVQLLPLSVEGCDNSTSLFDHRNATQFEEHVDDSSYFYLYRISYIWYNPLGFLITLIVGYVTSLITSRIFHKDAREPDPSLFVPFLESRIRRRRQNEGKTTNSQVFVLENRK; from the exons ATGGAC GAGTACTTCTCCGCCAATCGAACGATGGGCGTCGTTCCCTTGGCTATCGCGCTCACGGTGTCTTTCATGTCGGCGATCACCCTGCTAGGAATCAGCGCGGAAAATTACGTCCACGGTACGCAGATCATGCTTCTATACCTGGGTGGCTTCTTCGGCACGCCGATCGCCTTGTACTTCTACCTCCCCGTCTTCACCCACTTGAAGAGCATGAGCGTGTACGAG TACCTGGAGAAACGATTCGGAATCGGAGCACGACTGGTCACAAGCTGCGCCAACTTCCTCCAACTGTTGCTGTACACCGGAGTGGTGTTGTTCGCCCCATCGTTGGCCCTCGAAGCGACGACTGGCCTGTCAGGGAACGCGAGCGTCCTGTTAATAGGGATGATTTGCACTTTCTATTCTACGGTGGGTGGCATCAAGGCTGTCCTCATCACAGACGTCTTTCAAGGATTGCTCATGTTCGTTGGAATCGGTTGCGTCCTCGGCATAGCGGCCGGCGACCTCGACGGAGGGTTGTCCAACGTGTGGACCGTCGCCCAGCAGGGTGGTCGAATAGAATTCTTCGA TTTCAGGATTGATCCGACCGTGAGGCATACCTGGTGGGGATTGCTGATAGGTGGCACGACGATTTTCCTCTCTCTATACGCCGTGAACCAGGTTCAAGTTCAACGTCTGCTCACCGCAAA GAGTCTGAAAGCTTCGCAACACGCGCTCATTCTGAGCGGCCCGATCACCTTGGCTCTAGGCATCATGACGTCGTTCTCCGGCCTGGTCCTGTACGCTGTCTACAGAAACTGCGATCCTCTCATGTCCGGTAAAATTTCCAGCTTCGACAAAATAATGCCGTATTTCGCGGCTAATAGAATGTCGCGAGTGCCAGGGGTCACTGGCCTCTTCATATCCGGTGTATTCAGCGCGAGCCTCAGCACCATTTCCGCCATGTTGAATTCCTTGGCCGCCGTGGCTCTCGAGGATTACGTGAAACCCGCCTGTCGTAAAATTGGTCTACAATTTCCAGAAGAGAGAGCCACTCTGATCGGCAAAGTTCTGGCTGTTTCGAACGGTTTCAGTTGCTTGGCCGTCGCCTTCATCGCCAGATCAATGGGTTCTCTGGTCGAAACTGCCATAGGAATATCTGGGGCTATCGGGGGTCCGATCCTGGGCATTTTCACGCTGGGGATGTTCGTGGAGAGGGCCAACGAGAGTGGAGCCATCACGGGGATCGTCTCGGCGCTCATCACCTGTATATGGGCCGCGTTTGGGCCGAAACCGCAGGTGCAATTACTTCCACTGTCCGTCGAAGGCTGCGACAATTCCACCTCGCTGTTCGATCATCGAAACGCCACTCAATTTGAAGA ACACGTGGACGATtcctcgtatttttatttgtatcgtATATCGTACATCTGGTACAACCCGCTTGGATTTTTGATCACGTTGATCGTTGGATACGTAACGAGTTTGATCACGAGCAGGATATTTCACAAGGACGCCCGTGAACCGGATCCAAGCTTGTTCGTCCCCTTCTTGGAGTCCCGAATCAGGCGGCGAAGACAGAACGAGGGTAAAACTACGAACAGCCAGGTCTTCGTCTTGGAGAACaggaaatga
- the LOC107996166 gene encoding putative sodium-dependent multivitamin transporter isoform X3, whose amino-acid sequence MGVVPLAIALTVSFMSAITLLGISAENYVHGTQIMLLYLGGFFGTPIALYFYLPVFTHLKSMSVYEYLEKRFGIGARLVTSCANFLQLLLYTGVVLFAPSLALEATTGLSGNASVLLIGMICTFYSTVGGIKAVLITDVFQGLLMFVGIGCVLGIAAGDLDGGLSNVWTVAQQGGRIEFFDFRIDPTVRHTWWGLLIGGTTIFLSLYAVNQVQVQRLLTAKSLKASQHALILSGPITLALGIMTSFSGLVLYAVYRNCDPLMSGKISSFDKIMPYFAANRMSRVPGVTGLFISGVFSASLSTISAMLNSLAAVALEDYVKPACRKIGLQFPEERATLIGKVLAVSNGFSCLAVAFIARSMGSLVETAIGISGAIGGPILGIFTLGMFVERANESGAITGIVSALITCIWAAFGPKPQVQLLPLSVEGCDNSTSLFDHRNATQFEEHVDDSSYFYLYRISYIWYNPLGFLITLIVGYVTSLITSRIFHKDAREPDPSLFVPFLESRIRRRRQNEGKTTNSQVFVLENRK is encoded by the exons ATGGGCGTCGTTCCCTTGGCTATCGCGCTCACGGTGTCTTTCATGTCGGCGATCACCCTGCTAGGAATCAGCGCGGAAAATTACGTCCACGGTACGCAGATCATGCTTCTATACCTGGGTGGCTTCTTCGGCACGCCGATCGCCTTGTACTTCTACCTCCCCGTCTTCACCCACTTGAAGAGCATGAGCGTGTACGAG TACCTGGAGAAACGATTCGGAATCGGAGCACGACTGGTCACAAGCTGCGCCAACTTCCTCCAACTGTTGCTGTACACCGGAGTGGTGTTGTTCGCCCCATCGTTGGCCCTCGAAGCGACGACTGGCCTGTCAGGGAACGCGAGCGTCCTGTTAATAGGGATGATTTGCACTTTCTATTCTACGGTGGGTGGCATCAAGGCTGTCCTCATCACAGACGTCTTTCAAGGATTGCTCATGTTCGTTGGAATCGGTTGCGTCCTCGGCATAGCGGCCGGCGACCTCGACGGAGGGTTGTCCAACGTGTGGACCGTCGCCCAGCAGGGTGGTCGAATAGAATTCTTCGA TTTCAGGATTGATCCGACCGTGAGGCATACCTGGTGGGGATTGCTGATAGGTGGCACGACGATTTTCCTCTCTCTATACGCCGTGAACCAGGTTCAAGTTCAACGTCTGCTCACCGCAAA GAGTCTGAAAGCTTCGCAACACGCGCTCATTCTGAGCGGCCCGATCACCTTGGCTCTAGGCATCATGACGTCGTTCTCCGGCCTGGTCCTGTACGCTGTCTACAGAAACTGCGATCCTCTCATGTCCGGTAAAATTTCCAGCTTCGACAAAATAATGCCGTATTTCGCGGCTAATAGAATGTCGCGAGTGCCAGGGGTCACTGGCCTCTTCATATCCGGTGTATTCAGCGCGAGCCTCAGCACCATTTCCGCCATGTTGAATTCCTTGGCCGCCGTGGCTCTCGAGGATTACGTGAAACCCGCCTGTCGTAAAATTGGTCTACAATTTCCAGAAGAGAGAGCCACTCTGATCGGCAAAGTTCTGGCTGTTTCGAACGGTTTCAGTTGCTTGGCCGTCGCCTTCATCGCCAGATCAATGGGTTCTCTGGTCGAAACTGCCATAGGAATATCTGGGGCTATCGGGGGTCCGATCCTGGGCATTTTCACGCTGGGGATGTTCGTGGAGAGGGCCAACGAGAGTGGAGCCATCACGGGGATCGTCTCGGCGCTCATCACCTGTATATGGGCCGCGTTTGGGCCGAAACCGCAGGTGCAATTACTTCCACTGTCCGTCGAAGGCTGCGACAATTCCACCTCGCTGTTCGATCATCGAAACGCCACTCAATTTGAAGA ACACGTGGACGATtcctcgtatttttatttgtatcgtATATCGTACATCTGGTACAACCCGCTTGGATTTTTGATCACGTTGATCGTTGGATACGTAACGAGTTTGATCACGAGCAGGATATTTCACAAGGACGCCCGTGAACCGGATCCAAGCTTGTTCGTCCCCTTCTTGGAGTCCCGAATCAGGCGGCGAAGACAGAACGAGGGTAAAACTACGAACAGCCAGGTCTTCGTCTTGGAGAACaggaaatga